In a single window of the uncultured Dysgonomonas sp. genome:
- a CDS encoding alpha-L-rhamnosidase C-terminal domain-containing protein, whose amino-acid sequence MSRKAGILLLLCLFSYFNPISCAADITAARWITCAADSVNKPNTWIAFRHDISLDKVPQEAIIRIGADTKYWLWLNGQLVVFEGGLKRGPTPHDTYYDEIDLAPFLHKGNNKIALLLWYFGKEGFSHKDSGQPGIILSSANNGFTLASNSDWLCRIHPAFGDTGEPHPNFRLAESNIRFDARKDIEGWQTAEIRNLNGFLPAQEIGSWGDTPWNNLIKRPIPQWKDFGIKDIAFKRYRGRDTDSIVVVPYNMQMTPIITIADSAGDNLIGISTDHSFAGSTFNVRAEYITKKGEQVHESLGWMNGEKIILNVPKGVSVKNIAYRETGYDAYPEGRFTCNNDFYNRFWQKALRTLYVNMRDIYFDCPDRERAQWWGDVVVLMGESFYSYSTSAHALMRKAILELASWQKPDGVLFSPIPAGNYDSELPSQMLASIGRYGFWNYYMNTGDRATIAEVYPAVKKYLSLWELDKTGLTQFREGGWPWGDWGENRDMRLIFAGWHYLALEGAANMANLLGYDTDAVAYQMTMEKVKKGYNQCWNGSAYRHPDYNKETDDRVQALAVISGIAPNEYYRPILNVLQTEYHASPYMEKYVMEALFCMQQSRYALERTEKRFSDMVNTTDYSTLFEGWGIGNEGYGGGTTNHAWSGGTLTIIARYLCGIYPLEAGYKTFAIEPDITTSLNDVQITIPTVIGEIGSSFHVDSKKLDMEISVPKQSKAIVYLPIGDNDEVLINGVKPDMEYYEVSTDYQKDNKTAFLIKEGKHTITCTYK is encoded by the coding sequence ATGAGTAGGAAAGCAGGAATATTACTATTATTATGCCTTTTCTCGTATTTCAATCCAATCAGTTGTGCAGCAGATATTACGGCTGCACGTTGGATTACATGTGCAGCAGATAGCGTAAATAAGCCGAATACATGGATTGCTTTCAGGCATGATATATCCTTGGATAAAGTTCCTCAGGAAGCGATAATCCGTATCGGAGCAGATACAAAGTATTGGCTTTGGCTAAACGGCCAATTAGTCGTTTTTGAAGGGGGGCTGAAACGTGGGCCTACACCTCACGATACTTACTATGACGAAATAGACCTTGCTCCTTTCCTGCATAAAGGAAACAATAAGATAGCTTTGCTTCTATGGTATTTTGGTAAAGAAGGATTTTCTCATAAAGATAGTGGACAGCCGGGAATTATCCTCTCATCGGCAAATAATGGCTTCACACTGGCCAGTAACTCAGACTGGCTCTGCCGTATACATCCCGCATTTGGAGATACAGGCGAACCTCATCCCAACTTCAGGCTTGCTGAATCAAATATTCGTTTCGATGCCCGAAAGGATATTGAAGGGTGGCAAACTGCCGAAATTCGAAACCTTAATGGTTTTTTGCCTGCTCAGGAAATTGGCAGTTGGGGAGATACACCTTGGAACAATCTGATAAAACGCCCTATTCCTCAGTGGAAAGATTTCGGAATAAAAGATATTGCCTTTAAACGCTATCGTGGTAGGGATACAGACAGTATCGTGGTAGTACCCTACAATATGCAAATGACCCCGATAATAACCATTGCAGATTCTGCCGGAGATAATCTTATTGGAATATCCACAGATCATTCCTTTGCAGGAAGTACATTTAATGTGAGAGCCGAGTACATTACCAAAAAAGGAGAGCAGGTGCACGAGTCTCTTGGATGGATGAATGGTGAGAAAATTATTCTGAATGTGCCTAAAGGCGTATCAGTAAAAAATATAGCATATAGAGAAACGGGCTATGATGCCTATCCGGAGGGACGTTTCACTTGTAATAATGATTTCTATAATCGCTTTTGGCAAAAGGCATTACGCACGCTTTACGTAAATATGAGAGATATATATTTCGATTGTCCCGACCGGGAAAGGGCTCAATGGTGGGGCGACGTAGTGGTACTGATGGGAGAAAGTTTTTACAGTTATTCCACATCGGCTCACGCGCTTATGCGCAAGGCGATACTAGAGCTTGCTTCATGGCAAAAACCCGATGGAGTCCTCTTTTCGCCTATCCCTGCCGGAAACTATGATAGTGAACTACCTAGTCAGATGCTTGCCAGCATAGGACGTTACGGCTTCTGGAATTATTATATGAATACAGGTGACAGGGCAACGATTGCAGAGGTTTACCCTGCTGTGAAGAAATACCTTTCGCTATGGGAGTTGGACAAAACAGGATTGACCCAATTCCGCGAAGGAGGTTGGCCATGGGGCGACTGGGGCGAAAATCGTGACATGCGCCTCATATTCGCAGGATGGCACTATCTGGCTCTTGAAGGTGCTGCGAATATGGCTAATTTGCTGGGATATGATACAGATGCTGTAGCATATCAGATGACGATGGAGAAAGTAAAGAAAGGATATAACCAATGTTGGAATGGTTCTGCTTATCGTCACCCTGATTACAACAAAGAAACAGACGATAGGGTGCAGGCATTGGCGGTAATTTCCGGGATTGCTCCCAACGAATATTATCGGCCGATATTAAACGTATTGCAAACAGAGTACCATGCCAGTCCTTATATGGAAAAATATGTGATGGAAGCATTATTCTGTATGCAGCAGAGCCGCTATGCATTGGAAAGAACCGAAAAACGATTTAGTGATATGGTGAATACCACTGACTACTCCACCCTGTTCGAAGGCTGGGGAATAGGCAATGAAGGCTACGGCGGAGGCACTACCAATCATGCATGGAGTGGGGGTACGCTAACTATAATAGCCCGGTACCTCTGTGGAATATATCCATTGGAAGCCGGATATAAAACTTTTGCAATAGAACCGGATATAACTACTTCTTTGAACGATGTACAAATAACTATTCCGACAGTAATAGGAGAAATCGGCTCTTCGTTCCACGTAGATTCGAAGAAGTTAGACATGGAAATATCTGTTCCGAAACAGTCGAAAGCAATTGTTTATTTACCAATAGGTGATAATGATGAGGTATTGATTAACGGTGTAAAACCGGATATGGAATATTATGAAGTAAGCACTGATTATCAAAAAGATAACAAAACAGCTTTTTTGATAAAAGAAGGGAAACATACTATAACCTGTACATATAAATAA
- a CDS encoding ATP-binding cassette domain-containing protein, protein MSSNQENASRWLGKKIAEAKSAYISASMLTVLSAGCFVVFCWYLSEFAASWLNDGLLLPNALLYASLFLLGRYIFAHFASLFNYKAGNIIVSKIKKRLYPILLNNNKFDSISSTLFVTRISDDLKPFYAFFIPYLMASLIVSGMLLVICFWMEKWVGIALLVSLVIIPMQMIIIGVGAEALHKKHINLFLKYSAVFYNRLQTIAEIVNLDNFKPQYLFLSKKSKELNKATTNVMRVAILSSAVLELFVTICIAVIAIYLGMSLLGIMAGPNYGKGYDFRTALFLLTLSPYFFFYLRKFVSAYHDRNKALASAKLLLPILNEDIDASLTETNDVFNILDIERLSFAYPDSPVKVLHDINLKLPAKGLILVKGISGSGKSTLLKICSGSLSSQDGLVSVNGKDNRWSQQWLKANSSYMNQFPFIFDGTLRYNVFLEKEADKYSQYPEFLDKILTKKEEGWQTVLSHNGKQLSGGEKQLVTLARMMLHPKPIAILDEPTANLDTGTVEIILPQIMKLAENRLVIIASHEKMFEAVANTIINLNWGEQMSHE, encoded by the coding sequence ATGAGTTCAAATCAGGAAAATGCTTCCCGATGGCTGGGTAAGAAGATTGCCGAAGCAAAAAGTGCGTATATTTCAGCCTCGATGCTTACTGTTTTAAGCGCGGGATGTTTTGTTGTTTTTTGCTGGTACTTATCAGAATTTGCAGCGTCGTGGCTCAATGACGGACTGCTTTTGCCCAACGCATTGTTATATGCATCCCTATTCCTCTTGGGTAGATATATTTTTGCCCATTTTGCATCCCTATTCAATTACAAAGCAGGAAATATAATTGTTTCTAAAATTAAAAAGAGGCTATATCCTATATTGTTAAATAACAATAAGTTTGATTCTATATCGAGTACACTGTTCGTTACTCGGATAAGCGACGATCTAAAACCCTTTTATGCTTTTTTTATCCCATATCTGATGGCTTCGCTCATAGTGAGCGGAATGCTTTTGGTTATTTGTTTCTGGATGGAAAAGTGGGTTGGTATTGCACTCTTGGTTTCGTTAGTAATCATTCCTATGCAGATGATTATCATAGGTGTAGGAGCAGAAGCTCTTCACAAAAAACACATCAATCTTTTCCTCAAATATTCAGCAGTCTTTTATAATCGCCTTCAGACTATTGCCGAAATCGTTAATTTGGATAACTTCAAACCGCAATACCTGTTTCTATCGAAAAAGAGTAAGGAGTTAAATAAAGCGACTACCAACGTGATGCGTGTTGCCATCCTTTCGTCGGCTGTGCTGGAGCTTTTTGTTACGATCTGTATTGCTGTTATTGCTATTTATTTAGGAATGAGCTTGCTCGGGATTATGGCAGGCCCCAATTACGGGAAAGGTTATGATTTTCGTACTGCATTGTTCCTGCTTACTCTGTCGCCCTATTTTTTCTTCTATTTGAGAAAATTTGTGAGTGCCTATCACGACCGGAACAAAGCCTTGGCCTCGGCAAAGCTACTGTTACCGATTCTGAATGAGGATATTGATGCATCATTAACAGAAACCAATGACGTGTTTAATATTCTTGATATAGAGCGTCTTAGCTTTGCTTATCCCGATTCTCCGGTAAAAGTTCTTCATGATATCAATTTGAAATTACCTGCAAAAGGGCTGATATTGGTAAAAGGTATTTCAGGGTCTGGTAAATCTACTCTGTTGAAGATTTGTTCCGGAAGCCTGTCCTCTCAGGATGGGCTGGTTTCAGTAAACGGGAAAGACAATAGGTGGTCACAGCAATGGTTGAAAGCAAATTCGTCATATATGAACCAATTTCCTTTTATTTTCGACGGAACACTTCGATACAATGTTTTTCTCGAGAAAGAGGCTGATAAATATAGCCAATACCCAGAGTTCTTAGATAAAATTTTGACTAAAAAGGAAGAGGGTTGGCAAACCGTATTGAGCCACAACGGGAAACAACTTTCGGGTGGTGAAAAACAATTAGTTACGCTTGCCCGGATGATGTTGCACCCGAAGCCGATAGCCATTCTGGATGAACCTACGGCTAACCTGGACACTGGTACTGTTGAAATCATTCTTCCGCAAATAATGAAATTGGCAGAAAATAGACTGGTTATAATCGCATCACACGAAAAGATGTTTGAGGCTGTTGCCAATACAATTATAAACTTAAATTGGGGGGAACAGATGAGCCATGAATAA
- a CDS encoding DUF5722 domain-containing protein, whose product MKNIAIDRMCLILFAVLCGGTLFAQSTCYENPEQVRKLSQYLSREYTSSITSVNAGVDAITIKGSAIGGENISLCEVTPYEDIVGTRVFKNRIPVNAGTFSKTLDRYIVKDGFRYDRTLSRWLIVKNNGDTDSIISHARYAGNIEAIQKTVAEKPSSKKGIGDCQATETMLRDLDDLRITSATVNIRITTMMYSQSGTDRLEHSYGGQKYYFDKRQLQTLDESLIACRDRGIIVAAIILINRKADSVDPVIGELFQHPDFTDAGRYSMPDMTTPESINAYAAALDFFAQRYCRTDKKYGRIHHWIMHNEVDSGREWTNMGDGKPVEVYMDTYVKSMRMCHNIVRRYDRYSQVMASHTHAWAVADNKDTYASLDMLNILNSYCRAEGDFKWGLAFHCYPHDLREPKTWLDTIALYNHSTPIITYKNLEVLDHWIKLPVNKYQGKDKRTLWLSENGTNSPTYSDEDLAEQAAGFAWGWTKIAALDGIDAHQWHNWADHEEEFGLRIGLRKYPKDDYVRKPVWYAYQAAGTENQDKVFQQYLPVIGIDSWNIIQPVE is encoded by the coding sequence ATGAAAAATATAGCAATAGACCGAATGTGCCTTATTCTATTCGCCGTGCTGTGCGGGGGTACTTTATTTGCGCAAAGCACTTGTTATGAAAACCCCGAACAGGTAAGAAAGCTAAGTCAGTATCTTTCTCGGGAGTATACGTCTTCAATAACAAGTGTAAATGCAGGGGTGGACGCTATCACAATAAAAGGAAGTGCTATTGGGGGCGAAAATATAAGTCTCTGCGAAGTAACGCCTTATGAAGATATTGTAGGAACGAGAGTATTTAAAAACCGGATACCAGTTAATGCCGGAACATTTAGCAAGACACTGGACCGATATATAGTAAAAGACGGATTCAGATATGACCGTACTCTTTCTCGCTGGCTAATAGTAAAGAACAATGGAGACACCGATAGTATAATTTCTCATGCACGCTATGCTGGTAATATAGAAGCTATTCAAAAGACTGTTGCAGAAAAACCATCGTCAAAGAAAGGGATTGGCGACTGCCAGGCAACAGAAACAATGCTCCGCGATTTGGATGATTTAAGAATTACCAGTGCAACGGTTAATATAAGAATTACGACAATGATGTATTCGCAATCCGGGACTGACCGATTGGAACATAGCTATGGAGGACAAAAATATTATTTCGACAAAAGGCAATTACAAACGTTGGACGAGTCTCTGATTGCTTGCCGCGACAGGGGAATTATTGTTGCTGCCATTATTCTCATCAATCGTAAAGCAGATAGTGTAGACCCTGTTATCGGGGAACTTTTCCAACACCCTGACTTCACAGATGCAGGCCGTTATTCCATGCCTGATATGACTACACCCGAAAGTATCAACGCTTATGCTGCGGCACTTGATTTCTTTGCACAAAGATATTGCAGGACGGATAAGAAATATGGGCGTATTCACCATTGGATTATGCACAATGAGGTCGATTCAGGTCGGGAATGGACTAATATGGGAGATGGTAAACCTGTTGAGGTTTATATGGATACTTATGTGAAATCGATGAGAATGTGTCATAATATCGTTCGCCGTTACGATAGATATTCACAAGTTATGGCTTCTCATACCCATGCCTGGGCAGTGGCAGACAATAAAGATACTTATGCCTCATTGGATATGCTTAACATATTAAATTCATATTGCCGTGCAGAAGGTGACTTTAAGTGGGGACTCGCTTTTCATTGTTATCCGCACGACTTACGTGAACCTAAAACATGGCTCGATACAATTGCGCTTTACAACCATTCAACACCTATTATCACTTACAAAAATCTGGAAGTCCTTGACCATTGGATTAAATTGCCTGTTAATAAATATCAGGGGAAAGATAAGCGTACATTATGGCTGTCGGAGAATGGTACTAATTCTCCTACCTATTCCGATGAAGATTTAGCAGAGCAGGCAGCAGGCTTTGCGTGGGGATGGACTAAGATAGCTGCACTGGATGGAATAGATGCGCATCAGTGGCACAACTGGGCCGACCATGAAGAAGAATTCGGATTGCGTATCGGATTGCGTAAATATCCAAAAGATGATTATGTCCGGAAGCCTGTATGGTATGCTTATCAGGCAGCAGGAACCGAAAATCAGGATAAAGTATTTCAGCAATATCTCCCTGTAATCGGCATAGATAGCTGGAATATAATTCAGCCCGTAGAGTAG
- the bglX gene encoding beta-glucosidase BglX has translation MKFLFCIILSVFAMGMTAGHPHTGSKKDKEPEMNKYINNLIRQMTVEEKIGQLNLISIDGSVMTGPVTESATGERIAKGEVGALLNIMSPPKIRELQDAAVKNSRLGIPLLFGMDVIHGYNTVFPISLGLSATWNPESIEKAARISAIEASAQGVCWTFSPMVDISYDARWGRVAEGNGEDPYLSSEITKAYIRGYQGDLTQNDQIMACVKHFALYGAPEAGKDYNTVDMSRMRMFNEYFPPFEAAVKAGVGSIMTAFNDVEGVPAAANEWLLKDILQQRWSFNGLIVSDWDAVREMTVHGIGDLQEVSARALNAGLDMDMASQGLSGTLKKSLAEGKVKISDIDNACRRVLEAKYKLGLFNNPYKYCDTTRVSTDIFTAAHREEARRIAAESFVLLKNDKELLPLGKKGTIAVIGPLADNKPNMLGTWSFGANLYSPVSILEGLQQQVGNHVTILHAKGSNLTYDKELEDRVSLNWGTLYKHFDRDNRTDEQLEAEALEIAGRADVIVAVMGEAAEMAGEGASRTNLDIPDAQKDLLKKLKATGKPVVLLLCAGRPMTLTWENENIDAILNIWFPGTEAGLAVADVLFGDKEPEGRLTMTFPRSVGQVPMRYNYRQTGRPPHADGRIVPYVTGYIDETHLPLYHFGYGLGYTSFKYGEVMLDKKEIDAKGTVTASIEITNTGNRSGSEVVQLYIRDIVGTVTRPLKELKGFKKIRLEAGERKVVSFTIDAEMLKFYNNRLEHIFEPGEFEVMIGANSNSVSSSIFRLL, from the coding sequence ATGAAATTCTTATTTTGTATTATATTATCTGTCTTCGCTATGGGAATGACAGCAGGCCATCCTCATACCGGTTCTAAGAAAGACAAGGAACCTGAAATGAACAAATATATCAATAACCTTATCCGCCAAATGACTGTAGAAGAAAAGATTGGGCAGTTGAATCTGATAAGTATCGACGGGTCTGTCATGACCGGGCCGGTAACAGAATCAGCTACAGGTGAACGGATAGCAAAGGGCGAAGTGGGAGCTTTGTTAAATATTATGTCTCCTCCTAAAATACGCGAATTGCAGGATGCTGCGGTAAAAAACAGCCGTCTGGGCATTCCCCTTCTTTTCGGTATGGATGTTATTCACGGCTATAATACGGTTTTCCCTATTTCATTGGGACTGTCCGCTACATGGAATCCCGAATCGATAGAAAAAGCAGCACGTATATCGGCTATAGAAGCGAGTGCACAAGGGGTATGCTGGACATTTAGTCCCATGGTGGATATTTCATACGATGCCCGATGGGGACGTGTAGCCGAGGGTAACGGGGAAGACCCTTATCTATCGAGCGAAATAACGAAAGCCTACATCAGAGGTTATCAGGGCGACCTTACACAAAACGACCAGATTATGGCTTGCGTAAAACATTTTGCTCTCTACGGTGCGCCCGAAGCCGGTAAAGATTACAATACAGTAGACATGAGCCGTATGCGTATGTTCAATGAATATTTTCCACCTTTCGAGGCTGCTGTTAAGGCTGGAGTAGGTAGCATTATGACAGCTTTCAATGACGTGGAAGGCGTACCGGCTGCTGCAAATGAATGGCTTCTTAAAGATATTCTGCAACAACGATGGAGTTTTAACGGGCTGATAGTCTCAGACTGGGATGCTGTACGGGAGATGACGGTGCATGGTATCGGAGATCTGCAAGAAGTCTCGGCTCGTGCCCTTAATGCAGGCTTGGATATGGATATGGCTAGTCAGGGTTTATCAGGAACACTGAAGAAATCACTGGCAGAAGGCAAAGTTAAAATATCGGATATAGACAATGCTTGCCGTCGGGTGTTGGAAGCAAAATACAAGCTGGGACTGTTTAATAACCCCTATAAATATTGTGATACAACCCGTGTAAGCACCGATATTTTTACAGCAGCTCACAGAGAGGAAGCCCGCAGAATTGCAGCGGAAAGTTTCGTATTATTGAAAAATGACAAAGAACTTTTACCTCTCGGCAAAAAAGGAACGATTGCAGTTATCGGTCCTTTAGCCGACAACAAACCCAATATGTTGGGAACATGGTCGTTCGGAGCGAATTTGTATTCTCCGGTTTCTATTCTCGAAGGTTTGCAACAGCAGGTTGGAAATCATGTGACTATATTGCATGCGAAAGGCAGCAATCTTACGTATGATAAAGAACTGGAAGATAGAGTCTCTCTAAACTGGGGAACACTATATAAACACTTTGACCGGGACAACAGGACTGACGAACAACTCGAAGCCGAAGCATTGGAGATAGCTGGTCGTGCCGATGTAATTGTAGCTGTTATGGGTGAAGCGGCCGAAATGGCGGGAGAAGGCGCATCCCGTACAAATCTGGACATTCCCGATGCACAGAAAGACTTGTTAAAGAAATTGAAAGCCACAGGAAAACCTGTTGTACTACTATTGTGTGCAGGTCGCCCTATGACCCTTACATGGGAGAATGAAAATATAGATGCTATTCTGAATATATGGTTTCCCGGTACCGAAGCCGGACTCGCCGTAGCTGATGTCCTGTTTGGCGATAAAGAGCCGGAAGGCCGCTTAACCATGACTTTTCCGCGAAGTGTAGGGCAAGTTCCTATGAGATATAATTACAGACAGACTGGACGCCCGCCACATGCCGATGGCAGGATAGTGCCTTATGTTACGGGATATATAGATGAAACTCATCTGCCGCTCTATCATTTCGGATATGGCCTGGGATATACTTCTTTCAAATATGGAGAAGTGATGCTCGACAAGAAAGAAATAGACGCGAAAGGAACTGTAACGGCTAGTATAGAGATTACGAATACAGGCAACCGGAGCGGAAGCGAAGTCGTACAATTGTATATACGCGATATTGTAGGAACGGTTACCCGCCCCCTGAAAGAATTGAAAGGATTTAAAAAAATCCGTCTTGAAGCAGGGGAAAGAAAGGTGGTAAGTTTTACTATCGATGCTGAAATGCTGAAATTCTACAATAATAGACTCGAACATATCTTCGAACCTGGAGAGTTTGAAGTGATGATAGGAGCTAATAGTAATAGCGTGAGCAGCAGTATATTCAGATTATTATAA